In the genome of Raphanus sativus cultivar WK10039 chromosome 4, ASM80110v3, whole genome shotgun sequence, one region contains:
- the LOC130510673 gene encoding uncharacterized protein LOC130510673 isoform X1 yields MWRVSQIWLLLSGWSWMLLLAVSLVGEQFDLISICDSNNGCCWYQHSSRDRNGTVSGVAVLLVIIEQVKCLPYNEIVNIPFRDESMRYGQNLEVNGEKGTGQVEEFSKINLLLSI; encoded by the exons ATGTGGAGGGTGTCCCAG ATATGGTTGTTGCTGTCGGGCTGGTCATGGATGTTACTTCTCGCCGTCTCAT TGGTTGGGGAGCAGTTTGACTTAATTTCGATATGTGACAGTAACAATGGTTGCTGCTGGTATCAACATAGTTCCCGTGATCGGAATGG AACTGTCTCAGGTGTTGCAGTTCTCTTGGTCATCATTGAACAAGTCAag TGTCTTCCTTACAATGAGATTGTTAATATTCCCTTCAGAGATGAATCTATGAGATATGGTCAGAACCTGGAGGTTAACGGGGAGAAAGGAACTGGCCAG GTAGAGGAGTTCTCAAAGATCAATCTGCTCCTGTCTATATAA
- the LOC108854592 gene encoding triose phosphate/phosphate translocator, chloroplastic isoform X1 has protein sequence MESRVLLRATATVTGVPQLRRPIRAIHRQFSTAPSSSSFTACAKPMGSIGEGGNLISGRQLRPVLLLDSSPEKREILKPVRAAAAEGGDSAGETKVGFLGKYPWLVTGFFFFMWYFLNVIFNILNKKIYNYFPYPYFVSVIHLFVGVVYCLLSWSVGLPKRAPINSNILKVLIPVAVCHAIGHVTSNVSFAAVAVSFTHTIKALEPFFNASASQFLLGQPIPITLWLSLAPVVLGVAMASLTELSFNWLGFISAMISNISFTYRSIFSKKAMTDMDSTNVYAYISIIALFVCLPPAIIVEGPQLLKHGFSDAIAKVGMTKFISDLFWVGMFYHLYNQLATNTLERVAPLTHAVGNVLKRVFVIGFSIVIFGNKISTQTGIGTGIAIAGVALYSVIKAKIEEEKRQGKTA, from the exons ATGGAGTCACGCGTGCTGCTACGCGCCACCGCAACGGTCACTGGTGTGCCGCAACTGAGGCGACCGATCAGAGCGATCCACCGCCAGTTCAGCACTGCTCCGTCCTCGTCGTCGTTCACGGCTTGCGCCAAGCCGATGGGATCAATCGGAGAGGGAGGGAACCTGATCTCCGGTCGTCAGCTCCGTCCGGTGCTCCTTCTCGATAGCTCGCCGGAGAAAAGAGAGATTCTCAAGCCGGTTAGAGCGGCCGCTGCCGAAGGTGGTGATTCAGCTGG GGAGACGAAAGTTGGATTCCTCGGGAAGTATCCGTGGCTCGTCACcggattcttcttcttcatgtg GTACTTCTTGAATGTGATTTTCAACATCCTTAACAAGAAGATCTACAATTACTTCCCTTACCCCTA ttttgtaTCGGTTATTCACTTGTTTGTTGGAGTTGTCTACTGCTTGCTGAGCTGGTCCGTGGGACTTCCTAAACGGGCA CCAATTAACTCGAACATCCTCAAGGTATTGATACCAGTTGCAGTCTGTCACGCCATAGGCCATGTCACTAGCAACGTTTCCTTCGCCGCTGTCGCTGTCTCCTTCACTCACACCATCAAAG CGCTGGAGCCATTCTTCAATGCGTCTGCTTCTCAGTTCCTTCTTGGACAACCAATCCCCATAACACTATGGTTGTCTTTAGCTCCTGTTGTACTCG GAGTTGCAATGGCTTCGCTCACTGAGTTGTCATTCAACTGGCTTGGTTTCATCAGCGCGATGATATCAAACATCTCTTTCACTTACCGAAGCATCTTCTCCAAGAAAGCCATG ACTGATATGGACAGTACAAATGTCTACGCTTACATTTCCATTATCGCTCTCTTCGTTTGCCTTCCTCCTGCCATCATC GTCGAAGGGCCTCAGCTATTGAAACATGGTTTCAGCGACGCGATTGCTAAAGTGGGAATGACTAAGTTCATCTCTGATCTCTTCTGGGTTGGAATGTTTTACCATCTCTACAACCAG TTGGCTACTAATACATTGGAGAGGGTAGCACCATTGACTCACGCTGTTGGAAACGTTCTGAAACGTGTCTTTGTGATTGGGTTCTCCATCGTTATCTTCG GAAACAAGATATCGACGCAGACAGGTATCGGAACTGGAATAGCCATTGCTGGAGTTGCACTCTACTCTGTCATTAAGGCCAAGATCGAAGAAGAGAAACGG CAAGGTAAGACGGCATAG
- the LOC130510673 gene encoding V-type proton ATPase subunit B1-like isoform X2 translates to MLLLAVSLVGEQFDLISICDSNNGCCWYQHSSRDRNGTVSGVAVLLVIIEQVKCLPYNEIVNIPFRDESMRYGQNLEVNGEKGTGQVEEFSKINLLLSI, encoded by the exons ATGTTACTTCTCGCCGTCTCAT TGGTTGGGGAGCAGTTTGACTTAATTTCGATATGTGACAGTAACAATGGTTGCTGCTGGTATCAACATAGTTCCCGTGATCGGAATGG AACTGTCTCAGGTGTTGCAGTTCTCTTGGTCATCATTGAACAAGTCAag TGTCTTCCTTACAATGAGATTGTTAATATTCCCTTCAGAGATGAATCTATGAGATATGGTCAGAACCTGGAGGTTAACGGGGAGAAAGGAACTGGCCAG GTAGAGGAGTTCTCAAAGATCAATCTGCTCCTGTCTATATAA
- the LOC108854592 gene encoding triose phosphate/phosphate translocator, chloroplastic isoform X2, with protein sequence MRETKVGFLGKYPWLVTGFFFFMWYFLNVIFNILNKKIYNYFPYPYFVSVIHLFVGVVYCLLSWSVGLPKRAPINSNILKVLIPVAVCHAIGHVTSNVSFAAVAVSFTHTIKALEPFFNASASQFLLGQPIPITLWLSLAPVVLGVAMASLTELSFNWLGFISAMISNISFTYRSIFSKKAMTDMDSTNVYAYISIIALFVCLPPAIIVEGPQLLKHGFSDAIAKVGMTKFISDLFWVGMFYHLYNQLATNTLERVAPLTHAVGNVLKRVFVIGFSIVIFGNKISTQTGIGTGIAIAGVALYSVIKAKIEEEKRQGKTA encoded by the exons ATGAG GGAGACGAAAGTTGGATTCCTCGGGAAGTATCCGTGGCTCGTCACcggattcttcttcttcatgtg GTACTTCTTGAATGTGATTTTCAACATCCTTAACAAGAAGATCTACAATTACTTCCCTTACCCCTA ttttgtaTCGGTTATTCACTTGTTTGTTGGAGTTGTCTACTGCTTGCTGAGCTGGTCCGTGGGACTTCCTAAACGGGCA CCAATTAACTCGAACATCCTCAAGGTATTGATACCAGTTGCAGTCTGTCACGCCATAGGCCATGTCACTAGCAACGTTTCCTTCGCCGCTGTCGCTGTCTCCTTCACTCACACCATCAAAG CGCTGGAGCCATTCTTCAATGCGTCTGCTTCTCAGTTCCTTCTTGGACAACCAATCCCCATAACACTATGGTTGTCTTTAGCTCCTGTTGTACTCG GAGTTGCAATGGCTTCGCTCACTGAGTTGTCATTCAACTGGCTTGGTTTCATCAGCGCGATGATATCAAACATCTCTTTCACTTACCGAAGCATCTTCTCCAAGAAAGCCATG ACTGATATGGACAGTACAAATGTCTACGCTTACATTTCCATTATCGCTCTCTTCGTTTGCCTTCCTCCTGCCATCATC GTCGAAGGGCCTCAGCTATTGAAACATGGTTTCAGCGACGCGATTGCTAAAGTGGGAATGACTAAGTTCATCTCTGATCTCTTCTGGGTTGGAATGTTTTACCATCTCTACAACCAG TTGGCTACTAATACATTGGAGAGGGTAGCACCATTGACTCACGCTGTTGGAAACGTTCTGAAACGTGTCTTTGTGATTGGGTTCTCCATCGTTATCTTCG GAAACAAGATATCGACGCAGACAGGTATCGGAACTGGAATAGCCATTGCTGGAGTTGCACTCTACTCTGTCATTAAGGCCAAGATCGAAGAAGAGAAACGG CAAGGTAAGACGGCATAG